In Mycobacterium gallinarum, a single window of DNA contains:
- a CDS encoding GIY-YIG nuclease family protein has translation MSGIPLRSLIGDLDPTACKLHCAVYDQKDQPIDVLARSWVEWVGWNRRRTARDDFNRQFIFSLARYRHPPTHWLFGGVFEVVGRRPIPGEGSYDIRRRDDLLGAYIKRLVISFKPSGRAVRLNMENYLDQMEVLSVLEQEYAGEPFPGHDHINHTLGTLEVAVRQDWHDWRGALQHMKGVYVIHDLETGKSYVGSASGDTGIWARLCQYVDSLHGGNIALAELVGQKGPEYARANLRFALLEFWSMRTDDDHVLARESYWKEVLLSRKFGLNRN, from the coding sequence ATGTCTGGAATCCCGTTGAGAAGCCTAATCGGTGATCTGGACCCGACGGCCTGCAAGCTGCACTGCGCGGTGTATGACCAGAAGGATCAACCTATCGACGTCCTGGCCCGGTCATGGGTTGAGTGGGTGGGGTGGAACCGTCGGCGCACCGCACGCGACGACTTCAATCGCCAGTTCATTTTCTCGCTGGCACGGTATCGCCATCCGCCAACTCACTGGCTCTTCGGCGGCGTCTTCGAAGTCGTTGGTCGCCGCCCGATACCAGGCGAAGGGTCTTACGACATCAGGAGACGTGACGATCTGCTCGGGGCCTACATCAAGCGGCTCGTGATCTCTTTCAAACCGTCGGGGCGAGCGGTGCGGCTGAACATGGAGAACTACTTAGACCAGATGGAAGTCTTGTCCGTCCTCGAACAGGAATACGCCGGTGAACCCTTTCCCGGCCATGACCACATCAACCACACCCTCGGAACACTGGAGGTCGCCGTCAGGCAGGACTGGCACGACTGGCGCGGCGCACTGCAGCACATGAAGGGTGTCTATGTCATCCACGACCTGGAAACTGGCAAGTCCTATGTCGGCTCAGCCTCCGGGGACACCGGCATCTGGGCGCGGTTGTGCCAGTACGTCGATTCTCTTCACGGCGGAAATATCGCGTTGGCTGAACTCGTCGGCCAGAAGGGGCCGGAGTACGCACGCGCAAATCTCCGCTTCGCGCTCCTGGAGTTCTGGTCGATGCGCACCGACGACGATCACGTGCTCGCCCGAGAGAGCTACTGGAAGGAGGTGCTGCTGTCGCGGAAGTTTGGACTCAACCGGAACTGA
- a CDS encoding helix-turn-helix transcriptional regulator: protein MPARPPALAIPAEVAEYLRTTPAALAQDRYRGTGPKFIKHGSRVLYRWSDVLEWLDHNTFERTDQRAN, encoded by the coding sequence ATGCCTGCCCGACCTCCCGCCCTGGCGATACCTGCAGAGGTCGCTGAATACCTGCGCACCACGCCCGCCGCCCTCGCCCAAGACCGTTATCGGGGCACTGGCCCGAAGTTCATCAAGCACGGCAGTCGGGTGCTCTACCGCTGGTCTGACGTGTTGGAGTGGCTGGATCACAACACCTTCGAGCGGACCGATCAACGGGCGAATTGA
- a CDS encoding adenylate/guanylate cyclase domain-containing protein — MRGRPVCVPDVAVERRGPGRTRLLSERAARHRRVLDVTAMISAAISAFFGIQGLFIGQDWWVTAINLGSAAVFVMIPRMCGMGELVAPVVFFVISYLTITVLCVYLGTGSGLQFYFVVAAAIVLVILGPDHIVLASILAAIGAATVVLLEFFVPNDTGTQPPWAFKVSFTLTVITAWILVIATIWFALREIRRTRVAMEAEYERSEQLLTNILPASIAERLKDPSRNIIADKYDDASILFADIADYTKRASDTTPSDLVRFLDRLYTDLDLLVDKHGLEKVKTSGDSYMVVSGVPEPRPDHMEALACLALDMAEAVADLKDPNGHAVPLRIGLGAGPVVAGVVGARKFFYDVWGDAVNVASRMETTDVEGRIQVPQDVYERLNHAFVLEERGGVDVKGKGVMHTWYLVARRDDDAVRGAVEQGAAAGRS; from the coding sequence ATGAGAGGCCGGCCAGTGTGCGTGCCCGACGTGGCCGTGGAGCGCCGCGGACCCGGGCGCACCCGCCTCCTCTCCGAGCGCGCAGCCCGGCACCGGCGCGTGCTTGACGTGACCGCGATGATCAGTGCGGCGATCTCCGCGTTCTTCGGCATCCAGGGGCTCTTCATCGGTCAGGACTGGTGGGTCACCGCCATCAACCTGGGCAGCGCGGCCGTCTTCGTGATGATCCCGCGCATGTGTGGCATGGGCGAACTCGTAGCTCCCGTCGTGTTTTTCGTGATCTCGTACCTCACGATCACGGTGCTGTGCGTCTATCTGGGCACGGGTTCGGGGCTGCAGTTCTATTTCGTCGTGGCCGCGGCCATCGTGCTGGTGATTCTCGGGCCCGACCATATTGTCCTGGCCTCCATACTGGCCGCTATCGGCGCCGCGACGGTGGTCCTGCTCGAATTCTTCGTGCCCAACGACACCGGCACCCAACCTCCGTGGGCGTTCAAGGTCTCGTTCACGCTGACGGTGATCACGGCGTGGATCCTCGTCATCGCGACCATCTGGTTCGCACTGCGCGAGATCCGCCGCACCCGAGTGGCCATGGAGGCGGAGTACGAGCGATCCGAGCAACTGCTGACCAACATCTTGCCGGCGTCCATCGCCGAGCGGCTCAAGGATCCGTCGCGAAACATCATCGCCGACAAGTACGACGACGCCTCGATCCTGTTCGCCGACATCGCCGACTACACCAAACGTGCAAGCGACACCACGCCGAGCGACCTCGTGCGGTTTCTGGACCGGCTCTACACCGACCTCGACCTCCTGGTCGACAAGCACGGTCTGGAGAAGGTCAAGACCAGCGGCGACTCGTACATGGTGGTCAGCGGAGTGCCCGAGCCGCGGCCCGACCACATGGAGGCATTGGCATGCCTGGCATTGGACATGGCCGAGGCCGTCGCCGATCTCAAAGACCCGAACGGACACGCGGTGCCGCTACGAATCGGCCTGGGGGCCGGGCCGGTGGTGGCGGGTGTCGTCGGCGCGCGCAAGTTCTTCTATGACGTCTGGGGTGACGCCGTGAACGTCGCGTCGCGCATGGAAACCACGGATGTCGAGGGCCGGATCCAGGTGCCGCAGGACGTGTACGAACGCCTGAACCACGCATTCGTACTCGAAGAGCGCGGTGGCGTTGACGTCAAGGGCAAGGGCGTCATGCACACCTGGTACCTGGTCGCGCGTCGCGACGACGATGCCGTCCGAGGCGCGGTAGAACAGGGTGCGGCCGCGGGGCGTTCTTAG